A window from Hymenobacter volaticus encodes these proteins:
- the moeB gene encoding HesA/MoeB/ThiF family protein, producing the protein MLTSEERNRYRRHLQLPEIGEAGQLQLKKARVLVVGAGGLGCPVLQYLAAAGVGTLGIVDADKVETSNLQRQILYGPRDLGQFKAEVAGRVVRQLNPLVHTEVHVCRATLGNVRDLVTKYDVVVDGSDNFPTRYLLNDACVSFNKPLISGAIYKFEGQVSVFNYQGGPTYRCLFPQQPSGREAPNCDATGVLGVLPGIVGTAQASETLKVLLGIGEVLSGRLWVLDALSFQTRVIKFARRPESAAVNLQSASPADYADLCSVGINAISATELQQQLESEHAPFLLDVREPDEFHKKHLVGATLLPLGSLAKGVGSIPRHHPVVVYCRSGRRSTQAIERLQIEFGFANLLNLDGGMEAWEELGVGEQVK; encoded by the coding sequence GTGCTTACTTCCGAAGAACGCAACCGTTACCGCCGTCATCTGCAACTCCCCGAGATTGGAGAAGCTGGCCAGCTACAACTCAAAAAAGCTCGGGTATTGGTGGTTGGCGCGGGCGGGTTAGGCTGCCCCGTGCTCCAATACTTGGCCGCTGCCGGAGTGGGCACGCTCGGCATTGTAGACGCCGACAAAGTGGAAACCAGCAACTTGCAGCGCCAAATTCTCTACGGCCCTCGCGACCTAGGGCAGTTTAAAGCGGAAGTGGCAGGCCGGGTGGTGCGGCAGCTCAATCCGTTGGTACACACGGAAGTGCACGTATGCCGTGCTACATTAGGCAATGTGCGTGACCTGGTAACTAAGTATGACGTGGTGGTGGATGGGTCTGATAACTTTCCGACGCGCTACTTACTCAACGACGCCTGCGTGAGCTTCAACAAGCCGCTGATATCGGGGGCTATTTACAAGTTTGAAGGGCAGGTTTCGGTGTTCAACTACCAAGGTGGTCCTACGTACCGTTGCTTGTTTCCGCAGCAACCTTCGGGCAGAGAAGCCCCCAACTGCGATGCTACCGGCGTGTTGGGAGTGCTGCCCGGTATTGTGGGTACGGCGCAGGCTTCTGAAACGCTGAAAGTACTACTTGGTATTGGCGAGGTATTGAGCGGACGACTTTGGGTGCTGGATGCGCTGTCGTTTCAAACCCGAGTGATAAAGTTTGCGCGCCGCCCCGAGTCGGCGGCCGTCAACCTGCAATCGGCTAGCCCGGCCGACTACGCTGACTTATGCAGTGTAGGCATAAACGCTATTTCGGCAACGGAACTACAGCAGCAGCTAGAGTCAGAGCATGCGCCTTTCCTGCTGGATGTGCGGGAACCCGACGAGTTTCATAAAAAGCACCTCGTCGGCGCCACGCTGTTGCCGTTGGGTAGCTTAGCCAAAGGAGTAGGTTCTATTCCGCGCCATCATCCGGTGGTGGTGTACTGCCGTTCGGGCCGCCGCAGCACCCAAGCCATCGAACGACTGCAAATTGAATTCGGCTTTGCCAATTTGCTCAATCTAGACGGCGGAATGGAAGCATGGGAAGAACTCGGCGTAGGCGAACAGGTGAAATAG
- the tamL gene encoding translocation and assembly module lipoprotein TamL has product MLTSAPRPVKNGLAYSSTSKVRSWKNKFGRWAALVVLLTAASCSGTKYIPEGSKLYTGSTVKLKSDSPISNESLLTTELEGVIAPKPNTSFLGQRPKLYFWHLGEGKTKGIGKWIADKYGEKPVLLSEVDTQRVKGLMVNRLNNNGYFKPAVNAKVEVKDQTASVDYTARVGKPYLIKEIQFPNRDTLVDRAIQATKAGSLLKVGDPYNLQTLVNERVRIDGILKNQGYYYFSPDNILFQVDSTLDNQVNIYVTVKNNIQDRAVRPYVLNRVTLNTDYSLSDTASAGRTPIPYRGYRYFPDEKVFKAKAITNATFLYPDSLYRRRRSDQTLSRLMSLGTFKYVDIRFRPARNVPDSAGYGHLNAFVRMTQVPKKSLRAELQMNTSNIFTGPSLVLQFRNRSALRGAEQLLVNASASAETGQGALSGVTSTQYGLDAQLLVPRLITPPFDIRLRNSDFQPRTFFEAGYKYVLRTKYFQEDIFNLGYGYSWKTKVTNEQRLQPIDLQYLRLSKQEQVFTDLLNERPFLANSFRQQFILGSSYQYTYNQQSLEQRRNQFYFSGGLDLSGNLAYLLQSLSGSSKTENGSYALFGQEYSQYTKVDLELRNYYRMSANPTSGNKIATRLLIGVGMPYLNSNVLPYLKQYGIGGPNSVRAFNARGIGPGTYRPSETQRKANSGFYDQVGDIRLEANVEYRQDLFPYVKGALFVDAGNIWLVNADASRATYDSNGNPDGQNGQFQFKTFLQQMAVGAGAGIRIDVQFFVIRLDAAYPLIYPYDNVDIETPTGDPITANKTGPKAIKLNIAIGYPF; this is encoded by the coding sequence ATGCTCACTAGTGCTCCTCGTCCAGTCAAGAATGGTCTGGCTTATTCTTCTACTTCTAAAGTGAGGAGTTGGAAAAATAAGTTTGGACGTTGGGCAGCTCTGGTTGTTTTACTAACAGCGGCATCATGCTCAGGTACCAAGTATATTCCTGAAGGCTCCAAGCTATATACGGGTAGCACCGTAAAGCTGAAGTCAGATAGCCCCATCTCAAACGAGAGCCTTCTGACCACCGAACTAGAAGGGGTTATTGCTCCTAAGCCAAATACCTCTTTTCTAGGGCAGCGGCCAAAACTGTACTTCTGGCATCTCGGTGAAGGCAAGACCAAAGGAATAGGCAAGTGGATAGCTGACAAGTACGGCGAAAAGCCAGTGCTATTAAGTGAAGTGGACACTCAGCGTGTAAAGGGATTGATGGTCAACCGGCTCAACAACAACGGGTATTTCAAGCCGGCTGTGAATGCCAAAGTTGAAGTGAAAGACCAAACTGCCTCAGTTGACTATACGGCCAGGGTTGGTAAGCCCTACCTCATCAAGGAAATCCAGTTCCCAAACCGTGATACGCTCGTTGACCGGGCCATTCAAGCTACCAAAGCCGGCTCTCTACTGAAAGTAGGTGACCCGTATAATCTCCAGACTTTAGTTAATGAGCGAGTACGCATTGATGGCATCCTCAAGAACCAAGGCTACTACTATTTTTCACCCGACAACATCCTGTTCCAAGTAGATAGCACCCTCGACAACCAAGTTAATATCTACGTAACGGTAAAGAACAACATTCAGGATCGTGCGGTGCGCCCATACGTTCTGAACCGCGTAACTCTTAATACCGATTACTCACTATCCGATACCGCATCTGCCGGTCGCACACCGATACCCTACAGAGGCTACCGCTATTTCCCCGATGAGAAAGTTTTCAAGGCGAAGGCCATCACCAACGCTACATTTCTTTATCCCGATAGCCTCTACCGTCGCCGCCGCTCCGACCAGACCTTAAGTCGTCTCATGAGCTTAGGTACCTTCAAATACGTTGATATCCGATTCCGCCCCGCTCGTAACGTTCCCGATTCTGCCGGCTATGGCCATCTGAATGCCTTTGTACGCATGACGCAGGTACCCAAAAAGTCTTTGCGTGCCGAGCTTCAGATGAACACGTCTAACATCTTTACTGGACCATCCTTGGTGTTGCAGTTCCGCAACAGATCGGCACTACGCGGTGCAGAACAACTGCTCGTAAATGCCAGCGCCTCCGCTGAGACGGGGCAAGGCGCTTTATCTGGCGTTACTTCAACGCAATACGGTCTTGATGCACAATTGCTCGTTCCGCGGCTCATTACGCCACCTTTTGATATTCGCCTACGCAACTCCGACTTTCAACCCCGCACCTTCTTTGAAGCAGGCTACAAGTATGTCCTACGAACCAAATACTTTCAGGAAGACATCTTTAATCTAGGCTACGGCTATAGCTGGAAAACCAAGGTTACCAATGAGCAACGCCTGCAACCTATCGACTTGCAGTACCTCAGACTAAGCAAGCAAGAGCAAGTATTCACTGACCTGCTGAATGAGCGACCCTTCTTAGCAAACAGCTTTCGGCAGCAATTCATCTTGGGTAGCAGCTACCAATACACATACAACCAACAATCGTTGGAGCAGCGCCGCAACCAGTTTTACTTCAGCGGTGGCCTAGATTTATCAGGTAACCTGGCCTACCTACTCCAAAGCCTCAGCGGCTCCTCTAAGACCGAAAACGGGTCCTACGCATTATTCGGTCAAGAGTATTCGCAGTACACCAAAGTCGACTTAGAGCTGCGCAACTATTACCGAATGTCCGCTAATCCCACCAGCGGCAACAAAATTGCAACCCGTCTGCTCATAGGTGTAGGCATGCCATATCTGAATTCTAATGTCCTTCCTTACCTCAAGCAATATGGTATCGGTGGCCCTAACAGTGTACGCGCTTTCAACGCCCGCGGCATAGGGCCAGGCACCTACCGTCCTAGCGAAACACAGCGTAAAGCCAATAGTGGCTTCTACGACCAAGTAGGTGATATCCGCTTAGAAGCTAATGTAGAATACCGTCAAGATTTGTTTCCCTATGTAAAAGGTGCCCTATTTGTAGACGCTGGTAACATCTGGCTGGTAAACGCCGATGCTAGCCGCGCCACCTATGATTCTAATGGGAATCCGGATGGACAGAATGGTCAATTTCAGTTCAAGACTTTTTTACAGCAAATGGCTGTGGGTGCTGGTGCGGGTATTCGCATCGATGTCCAGTTTTTTGTAATTCGTCTCGATGCAGCTTACCCATTAATTTATCCTTATGACAACGTAGATATAGAAACGCCTACCGGCGATCCGATTACTGCTAACAAGACTGGCCCTAAAGCTATCAAGTTAAATATTGCAATTGGCTATCCTTTCTAA
- a CDS encoding DUF7009 family protein, whose product MKLRIEDNSLRLRLSSEEVTDFQQNGRLETIVSLGPSVSDRLIYALQRDENATGSTPSVSYTSGRVVVRLPITVADAWASSDEVSLSGIVEVADNQVVHILVEKDLGCKH is encoded by the coding sequence ATGAAGCTCCGCATCGAAGATAATTCCCTCCGCCTCCGGCTATCGTCGGAAGAAGTAACCGACTTTCAGCAAAACGGTCGCCTCGAAACTATCGTGTCGCTTGGTCCTTCCGTCTCCGACCGGCTTATTTATGCGCTTCAGCGCGACGAAAACGCCACAGGCTCAACGCCTAGTGTATCCTACACGTCGGGCCGGGTGGTAGTGCGCTTACCAATTACTGTTGCTGATGCCTGGGCTTCTTCCGACGAGGTAAGTTTGAGCGGTATAGTGGAGGTAGCCGACAACCAAGTAGTACATATATTAGTAGAGAAAGACCTCGGCTGTAAGCACTAA
- the fdhD gene encoding formate dehydrogenase accessory sulfurtransferase FdhD, whose translation MKVFLPPTSYEYVTVHKVQDHDVATASDVLAVEEPLEIRIGFGPTGQREYRTLSITMRTPGHDFELAAGFLLTEGIIRTRQELHGVIYCPDVEKEEERENVVRAELAPTAMPDLPRLERHFYTSSSCGVCGKTSIDAVHASSCPMLPTNGPYVHPDVIHQLPAKQRAAQALFEQTGGLHAAALFSPEGDLLLLREDVGRHNALDKVIGAALLQEWLPLHEHVLLVSGRVSFELVQKAAVAGIAVLAAVGAPSSLAVSAARDFGMTVCGFVRQNRYNVYCHEWRLRLPTTDSPTTH comes from the coding sequence TTGAAAGTCTTCCTACCTCCTACCAGCTACGAGTACGTAACGGTGCACAAAGTGCAGGACCACGACGTAGCCACGGCCTCCGATGTGCTAGCCGTGGAAGAGCCGTTGGAAATTCGCATCGGTTTCGGCCCCACCGGGCAGCGCGAATACCGGACGCTTTCCATTACCATGCGCACCCCCGGCCACGACTTCGAGCTTGCCGCCGGCTTCTTGCTTACCGAAGGTATCATCCGCACCCGCCAAGAATTGCACGGCGTTATTTATTGCCCAGATGTAGAGAAGGAAGAAGAGCGTGAAAACGTAGTCCGGGCCGAACTAGCGCCTACTGCTATGCCTGACTTGCCGCGCCTAGAGCGCCATTTCTACACCAGCAGCAGCTGCGGCGTCTGCGGCAAAACTAGCATCGATGCTGTGCACGCGTCGTCTTGCCCCATGTTGCCCACCAACGGCCCCTACGTTCACCCCGACGTAATTCATCAACTGCCAGCCAAGCAACGGGCCGCTCAAGCGTTGTTCGAGCAAACCGGTGGCTTGCACGCCGCTGCTTTGTTCTCGCCAGAAGGTGACTTGCTTTTGCTACGCGAAGACGTCGGCCGGCACAACGCCCTCGATAAAGTAATTGGGGCGGCCTTGCTGCAAGAATGGTTGCCGTTGCATGAGCACGTATTGCTAGTTAGTGGCCGCGTTAGCTTCGAGCTGGTGCAGAAGGCCGCAGTAGCCGGCATTGCCGTACTAGCTGCGGTAGGCGCTCCTAGCTCCCTCGCTGTTTCCGCCGCTCGTGACTTTGGCATGACCGTTTGCGGCTTTGTGCGGCAAAACCGCTACAACGTTTACTGCCACGAGTGGCGCCTCCGTCTCCCCACCACTGATAGCCCCACAACTCACTAA
- a CDS encoding translocation/assembly module TamB domain-containing protein, with translation MNLKSLELNDGRLAISRTEPDSISNYDFIVNAFTAGDTTTTTPADTTGSGFKYDIGDLRLTSIYLTYNDQVEGLNLSTKVGELAVNMDAVDVDQSIYKVDEAALRNTSISMEQSKTAPPDTAVSEPLELTFGLNKATLNNVSLVYRNTPSAQFISTRVGEADITADNIDLINSRVDLNTLLLRNTSIAYAQNENVPVEKRVVNPAEAVRDINDAVEKATGQEASWVVTLKRSDITGVDVAFDNFDEPRLRTRVPALDYNHLKFTDLTLNLENLSYSENSTTGRITQLAGKDQSGFQITSTKADVVFDSVQTRLTNLDLITPHTRIRQTLGMRYASLDALSDTKQLPNLGIEGDLRDVRIGFRDILYLAPDLATTPPFNTGPNQSVLVSGRVSGRVGDLRIRDLDFVGFRNTVVKASGRIQGLPETDQRLFTDFNIKQFTTTSADINSLVPKGTIPPDFQLPPRINVAGTFRGRPTALLFDTDLRATTSFGNVAAKVDLGAGPKGQEPINATFNVQGFDVGKVLRDPTIGRITADGRLSGRGGLDPNLLRGKLVANVRSATYNGYTYRGIAANVGIDRNRYVVDARSRQDPNLNLDLLATINLRNADNPSYEVQRLNLRGANLTALGFYTGGDLRVQGDLTANLSGADANSINGTFTGRNIVVVRDNTPIALDSITGRIVQRPGRTEVAFNSNIVDLNLQGNTALGDLATVLQSHIDRYFDLPGVQFRPSAAYRQFSFDANVKNTQLVQRLVPDLKQLTPFKLTGSFDSREADLRLRSRIVRIVYLGFALDSLKFDVSSNPEKLDYALGLRQVSQDTSLRIPNPTLAGSIQNNQIGTRLRIAESDSAERLNLAGVLRVLRGGDAYAFSFDPKVLLDGVEWTVTPGNELRYTTTNGAIFAQNVEFRRNNRFLTLQTLAGAQYPLQVSMGNLEINGLARAAGLQDSLVAGTLNGQAIAFSLGQPRQAFTADAALTGFAFNKSVLGDINLKATNPTPDRYNVDVRLTNQQGMDVQAVGYYLATPPSPIQFAVNVNRFDLKIAEPFSVGQLQETVGGITGNLTVNGTVSQPRINGTLTTTADAGFTLTQLGAPFRIQSQSINFDDQGLRFDNFTVLDSLGNKAVVEGRVLTKNYVDDYRFNLNATTEDFVAIQSTARDNPLFYGRLIVDSDTRISGTLDLPVINTRAVVGDNSALTVVTPNDEAGLVETDGIVEWVDKSAPIDPMLAQQVPVDTAKTASGYDISARITVNNKSQFTVIIDPLSGDNLKVRANGTLNTTINAAGSITLAGRLEVAEGSYYMSLYDLASREFAIGQGSYLVWSGDPYNAQLSIAAIYEVKAAPAELLASQGPTTDDPRLRNTTPFQVYLNVTGELLKPTIGFDIKLPENSNVISRNEIEARLAQLRQPSESSELNKQVFSLLVLNRFLASDPFKSSSGSLVNDQLRGSASQVLTQQLNNLTGSYLSNLGVELGVNSSADFSSGSEKTRTDLNVAVRRQLFNDRVSVRLGTDVPLAGGGNQATQGQQGVSNFAGDVSIEYNVLANGRIRLRAFRNNAYADIDGQYIRNGVSLIFQRDYQSLADLFKGLDKEVKEEVKDNRRRNRRERKANPDSSNVITTAPRRDSLRTAQRATTSGR, from the coding sequence GTGAACCTAAAGTCCTTGGAGCTGAACGACGGCCGCCTAGCTATCAGCCGGACCGAGCCGGACAGTATTTCCAATTACGATTTCATTGTCAACGCCTTCACCGCCGGCGACACAACCACCACTACTCCAGCCGATACCACTGGTTCCGGCTTCAAATACGACATCGGCGACTTGCGCCTGACTAGCATCTACCTCACCTACAACGACCAAGTCGAAGGCCTGAACCTAAGCACCAAAGTTGGGGAGTTGGCCGTGAACATGGACGCGGTGGACGTAGACCAATCTATTTATAAAGTAGATGAGGCCGCGCTGCGCAACACCAGTATCAGCATGGAGCAAAGCAAAACGGCCCCACCCGACACTGCCGTTTCCGAGCCGCTGGAACTAACCTTTGGGCTGAACAAGGCTACGCTCAACAACGTCAGCTTGGTGTACAGGAACACGCCCTCGGCCCAATTTATCAGTACCCGTGTGGGCGAAGCCGACATTACGGCCGACAACATCGACCTCATCAACTCGCGCGTTGACTTGAACACGCTCCTGCTGCGCAACACCAGCATCGCCTACGCCCAAAACGAAAATGTGCCGGTAGAGAAGCGCGTCGTTAACCCTGCCGAAGCTGTACGGGACATCAACGATGCCGTGGAAAAAGCTACGGGTCAGGAAGCTAGTTGGGTGGTTACATTGAAGCGCTCCGACATCACCGGTGTGGACGTTGCCTTCGATAATTTCGATGAGCCTCGCTTACGCACTCGCGTACCGGCTCTCGACTACAACCACCTCAAGTTCACTGACCTCACACTCAACCTAGAGAACCTTTCATACTCGGAAAACAGCACCACCGGTCGTATCACGCAACTAGCTGGTAAAGACCAGAGCGGCTTTCAGATTACCTCCACCAAGGCGGATGTGGTATTTGATTCGGTGCAAACCCGGCTTACCAACCTCGATCTGATCACGCCGCACACCCGCATCCGCCAGACGCTTGGCATGCGCTACGCCAGCCTCGACGCGCTGTCGGATACCAAACAACTGCCCAACCTCGGCATCGAAGGCGACCTGCGCGACGTGCGCATTGGCTTCCGCGACATTCTGTATTTAGCGCCCGACCTAGCTACTACCCCACCCTTCAACACGGGCCCTAATCAGTCGGTGTTGGTGAGTGGGCGTGTGAGTGGCCGCGTAGGTGACTTGCGCATCCGGGACCTCGACTTTGTGGGTTTCCGCAACACCGTTGTGAAGGCCAGCGGCCGAATTCAGGGGTTGCCTGAAACCGACCAGCGCCTCTTCACCGACTTCAACATCAAGCAATTCACTACCACGTCGGCCGACATCAACAGCTTGGTGCCCAAGGGTACTATCCCGCCCGACTTTCAACTGCCACCGCGCATCAATGTAGCCGGCACTTTCCGGGGACGGCCTACGGCTTTGCTTTTTGACACCGATCTGCGAGCTACCACTAGCTTCGGCAACGTAGCGGCTAAGGTAGATTTGGGCGCCGGACCCAAAGGGCAAGAACCCATCAATGCCACGTTCAATGTGCAAGGCTTCGATGTGGGCAAAGTACTGCGCGACCCAACTATTGGCCGCATCACAGCCGATGGCCGCCTCTCCGGCCGCGGGGGCCTCGATCCTAACCTGCTGCGTGGAAAGTTGGTAGCCAACGTGCGCAGTGCCACCTACAACGGCTATACGTACCGCGGCATCGCGGCTAATGTGGGCATCGACCGGAACCGCTACGTAGTGGATGCGCGCAGCCGCCAAGACCCCAACCTGAACCTCGATTTGCTGGCGACCATCAACTTGCGTAACGCCGACAACCCAAGCTACGAGGTACAACGCCTCAACCTACGCGGCGCCAACCTCACCGCCCTGGGCTTCTACACGGGTGGCGACTTGCGCGTACAAGGCGACCTGACCGCCAACCTGAGCGGTGCCGATGCCAACTCCATTAATGGCACCTTCACGGGCCGCAACATTGTGGTGGTGCGCGACAATACGCCCATTGCCCTCGACTCGATAACTGGTCGTATTGTGCAGCGGCCGGGTCGCACCGAGGTGGCCTTCAACTCCAATATTGTCGACCTCAACCTGCAAGGCAACACGGCCCTCGGCGACTTAGCCACGGTATTACAAAGCCATATCGACCGGTACTTCGATTTGCCGGGAGTTCAGTTCCGACCTTCGGCGGCTTACCGGCAATTCAGCTTTGATGCCAACGTGAAGAACACCCAGCTAGTGCAACGGCTGGTGCCCGACCTCAAGCAGCTCACCCCGTTCAAGCTCACCGGCTCGTTCGACAGCCGCGAAGCCGACTTACGCCTCAGAAGCCGTATCGTGCGTATCGTCTACCTCGGCTTTGCCTTGGACTCGTTGAAATTTGATGTGAGCTCCAACCCCGAAAAGCTGGATTACGCCTTAGGCTTACGACAGGTCAGCCAAGACACCTCGTTGCGCATTCCGAACCCAACGCTGGCGGGTAGCATACAGAACAACCAGATTGGCACCCGCCTGCGCATTGCCGAATCGGATAGCGCCGAACGGCTGAACCTGGCGGGTGTGCTGCGGGTGTTACGTGGCGGCGACGCCTACGCCTTCAGCTTCGACCCGAAGGTGTTGCTCGACGGCGTAGAATGGACCGTAACGCCTGGCAACGAGCTTCGCTACACAACCACCAACGGCGCCATCTTCGCTCAAAATGTAGAGTTCCGCCGCAACAACCGCTTCCTGACCCTTCAAACGTTGGCCGGTGCGCAGTATCCGCTTCAGGTCAGCATGGGCAACTTGGAAATCAATGGCTTAGCTCGTGCTGCTGGTTTGCAAGACTCTTTGGTAGCCGGAACGCTCAACGGCCAAGCCATAGCCTTTAGCCTTGGGCAGCCTCGGCAGGCCTTCACAGCCGATGCCGCTCTCACGGGCTTCGCCTTCAACAAGTCGGTGCTTGGCGATATCAATCTGAAGGCGACTAACCCTACCCCCGACCGCTACAACGTTGATGTGCGCCTCACCAACCAGCAGGGCATGGACGTGCAGGCAGTCGGCTACTATTTGGCCACGCCACCAAGCCCCATCCAGTTTGCTGTCAATGTCAATCGGTTTGACTTGAAAATAGCCGAGCCGTTCTCAGTTGGTCAGCTACAAGAAACCGTTGGTGGCATTACTGGCAACCTGACCGTAAATGGCACCGTCAGCCAGCCCCGTATCAATGGCACCCTGACGACCACTGCCGACGCGGGTTTCACACTCACCCAGCTAGGCGCACCCTTCCGAATCCAAAGCCAGTCCATTAATTTCGACGACCAAGGCCTGCGCTTCGACAACTTCACCGTGCTCGATTCCTTGGGTAACAAAGCAGTAGTAGAAGGCCGGGTGCTCACTAAAAACTACGTCGATGACTACCGCTTCAACCTCAATGCCACTACCGAAGACTTTGTAGCCATTCAAAGCACCGCCCGCGACAATCCTCTGTTCTACGGCAGACTGATTGTTGACTCCGATACGCGTATCAGCGGCACTCTTGACCTACCCGTAATCAACACGCGCGCGGTTGTCGGCGACAACTCCGCGCTGACGGTAGTGACTCCCAACGACGAGGCGGGCTTGGTAGAAACGGACGGCATTGTGGAATGGGTCGATAAAAGCGCCCCCATTGACCCGATGCTGGCTCAACAAGTACCCGTAGACACCGCCAAAACAGCTTCCGGCTACGACATTTCCGCCCGCATCACGGTCAATAACAAAAGCCAATTCACTGTCATCATTGATCCACTTTCCGGCGATAACCTAAAAGTGCGCGCCAACGGAACGCTTAATACTACCATCAATGCTGCCGGCTCTATTACTCTGGCCGGACGTTTAGAAGTAGCCGAAGGCAGCTACTACATGTCGCTCTACGACTTGGCTTCGCGCGAATTCGCTATCGGTCAAGGCAGCTACCTCGTCTGGTCTGGTGATCCGTACAATGCCCAGTTGAGTATAGCTGCCATCTACGAAGTGAAAGCGGCTCCTGCCGAATTACTAGCCTCTCAAGGTCCTACTACTGATGATCCGCGCTTGCGCAACACCACACCTTTTCAGGTGTACTTAAATGTTACTGGTGAGCTTCTGAAACCAACTATTGGCTTTGATATCAAGCTTCCTGAAAACAGCAATGTGATTAGCCGCAATGAAATTGAAGCACGCTTAGCGCAGTTGCGTCAGCCTAGCGAATCGTCGGAACTCAATAAGCAGGTTTTCTCGCTGCTGGTTCTTAACCGCTTCCTCGCCAGCGACCCATTCAAGAGCAGTAGTGGAAGCCTTGTAAACGACCAGTTGCGAGGTAGTGCAAGCCAAGTACTAACCCAGCAGCTCAACAACCTCACTGGTAGTTACCTTTCCAATCTCGGTGTAGAGCTAGGCGTAAATTCCTCTGCTGACTTTTCAAGCGGCTCGGAGAAAACGCGTACTGACCTGAATGTAGCCGTGCGTCGACAGCTTTTCAATGACCGGGTAAGCGTACGGCTAGGTACTGATGTCCCTCTAGCTGGCGGAGGCAACCAAGCCACCCAGGGGCAGCAAGGAGTTAGCAATTTTGCTGGCGATGTAAGTATCGAGTACAATGTACTGGCCAACGGCCGCATCCGCCTCCGGGCATTCCGCAACAATGCCTACGCCGACATCGACGGCCAATACATTCGGAACGGTGTCTCCCTGATTTTCCAGCGCGACTATCAGAGCTTGGCAGACCTTTTCAAGGGCCTCGACAAGGAAGTGAAGGAGGAAGTGAAAGATAACCGTCGCCGTAACCGCCGCGAGCGGAAAGCCAATCCCGATTCCTCGAACGTCATCACCACTGCTCCCCGCCGCGATTCCCTCCGGACTGCCCAGCGTGCTACTACTTCTGGCCGCTAG